CCATTCATGAATATAATTATCTCCCAATAAAAACAAAGAGTTACTGTAAATCCTCTCATTATCAGAATATACTTTTTGAATATCTACATGAAAAAAATTACAAAAGTTAAACTCGTCTTCTAATGCTCTTAATGATTCAGAAACTAATAAGATTGTTTCGTAATATCTTGCCCTGTTTTGGTCATGTACTAGGTTTTTATAATTTGCATCTAGCACTTGAGCGTGAATCTTACTAACCTGTTCCATGTTTTCTTTATGCATTTCAGTGGCTGCATTCATAGCTATAATGGTTTGAGCCATACTTTTATTGTGATGCTCTATTGCTAACTTCAAAGACTTTTCTGAACTATCTTGCGTAGCATCAAAAGATAAGAAGCCCAAAATAAAAGTAGCGATTGGGAAAGCGATTGAAGCCAAATAGAACTCTAATCTTCTCTCTCTCTTTTCCCGCATTTTCATATTTTCTTCATGTTTTTTCTTTTTGATATTCTTTCTTTTTTCTAAAAAACTTTCATTTCTCATTTTTCTAATTTCTAATTTCTAACTTTGGACTTCCCAGCTTTCGCTAGACAGTTTCTAACTCAGAAAAATACGCTTCCTCAAATTTAGCAGGTGAAACACCGCCTGTATGCGAGTGACGTTTTTTCGGATTGTAAAACATTTCTATAAAATTAAATATCTCTGCTTTCGCATCATTGCGGGTTGAGTAAATCTTCCTTTTAATTATCCGCTTTTTAATCGTTGCAAAAAAGCTTTCAGCAACTGCATTATCGTGACAATTCCCAGCTCGACTCATGGAAGGTACAAGGTTATGTTCTTTCATAAAAGCTAAGTAATCAGCACTACCATATTGGCTTCCTTGATCACTATGTACCAATACGTCAGTTTTGGGTTGGCGCTGATAAACTGCCATGAGCAATGCTTTAATCACTAAGTGCTTACCCATGTTTTTATCCATCGACCAGCCTACTATGCGCCTAGAGAATAAATCCATGACAGTTGCTACAAACAAGAAGCCTTCATAGGTTCTCACATAAGTAATATCACTTACCCAAGTTTGATTCGGCGCAGGAGGATTAAACTGACGAGCTAACAAGTTATCTGCAATGCGTGATGTTTTACCACTTTTAATATGGCGACGTTTATAACCTGTTTGCGCTTTGAGTTTATGTTGACGCATGATCTTAGCTACTCGATTAACACTACATTGCTCAACGGCTTCACGTAAACCTGCGTGTATCCAAGGACTGCCTTAAGTGCCACCACTGGCAACGTAAAACTCTTTAATAAGCTTAAGCAAGCGGCTATCTTCAAGCACTCTATCACTTACAGGCTTTTTTAACCACGCATAGAAACCACTGCGATGCAGCTTAAAAAGGCGGCACATCGTAGTAATGGAAAACTCATCTTGGTGATCTCGGATGAAGCCGTACTTTACTCGGGGTTGCTGGCAAAGTACCTTGCGGTCTTTTTTAGAATATCCCGCTCCTCCGTGACACGTTTCAATTCAGCCTCTAGTTTAGCAATCCTAAGTTGTTCTTCTGATGACTTAACCGATTTAGGTTTATCTGATAGCTGGCTGCGCCAGTGATATAATGTTTTAGTACAAATACCTAATCGTTCTGATACTTCAGCAACTGAATAATCACGTTCAGTAATTTGTTTAACAGCTTCTATTTTAAATTCTTGGGTATACCGTTTGCCTTTGCTCATAAAACACCTCTAATAAGAAGTTACAATGTAACTCACTGGGTGACTAGCAAATTCTGGGAAGTCCAAGTTGACTATATTAATGATAAAGAAAACCGGCCCATAGTGATGATGTAGATTTGAGAGCTCTTTGGAGCATCGATGATTAATTCAGCTGTATAGGAATATTTCAAATTTCCAAAAAAACGAGCTCTATTTAGGAGCTCGTTTTTGTTTACTCAGTTTCCAACTAGGTTTGCAGTTTCCAACTACAATTACCTAATTTCCAACTACAATTGTCGTATTCAAAAAATTATCAATCTCTATATGTCTCAACCGCTGGGCATGAACATACTAAGTTACGGTCGCCGTATACGTCATCTATTCGTGTAACGGTTGGCCAAAACTTGTCTTTAGCAACGCTTGGCACTGGGAATGCAGCGTAAAAACGGTCATACGCGCGATCCCATTCGTTACCAAGTACATCAGCTTGTGTATGCGGTGCAAACACAAGTGGGTTATTTTCGATTGACCATTCCCCAGAGATTACTTTGTCGATTTCGCCTTTGATAGACACCATTGCTTCGATAAAGCGGTCTATCTCGCCTTTTGACTCAGACTCTGTTGGCTCAATCATCAATGTGCCCGCTACTGGGAACGACATAGTTGGTGAGTGGAAGCCGTAATCTTGTAGGCGCTTAGCTACGTCCATTTCAGTAATGCCTGACGCTTCTTTTAATGGGCGTAAGTCAACAATACATTCGTGAGCAACGCGGTTGTTGCGGCCACGGTATAAAATTGGGAAGTGCTGGCTTAGCTCATGCGTTAAGTAGTTAGCGTTCACAATGGCCATTTCGGTGGCTTGTTTTAAGCCCTCTGAGCCCATCATGGTAATGTAAGCCCATGAAATAGGTAAAATAGCCGCTGAGCCGTAAGGCGCTGCCGAAACTGCACCGTTGTTAATGTTTGTACCCGGTACGTTAATTACGCTGTGGTTTGGCATAAATGGCGCAAGGTGCGATTTAACACCAATTGGGCCTACACCTGGGCCGCCGCCACCATGTGGAATACAAAACGTTTTGTGTAAGTTTAAGTGCGATACGTCTGAGCCAATAAAGCCAGGGCTTGTTACGCCCACTTGTGCGTTCATGTTTGCGCCGTCCATGTAAACTTGGCCGCCGTGCTCATGAATAATGTCACAAATTTCGCGAATGGTTTCTTCGTAAACACCGTGTGTAGATGGGTATGTAATCATAATACACGATAAGTTTTCAGACACTTCTTCAGCTTTCGCTTTAAGATCGGCCATGTCTACGTTACCGTTTTTGTCGCAGTTAACTACCACAATTTTCATGCTGGCCATTTGCGCAGATGCAGGGTTAGTACCGTGCGCTGAACTTGGAATTAAACATACGTTACGGTGCGCGTCGCCGCGTGACTCGTGGTATTTACGAATCGCGATCAAGCCTGCGTATTCACCTTGTGCGCCCGAGTTTGGCTGTAGTGAAACCGCGTCGTAACCGGTAATGTTAACTAGCCAGTCGTGCAGCTCGTTAATCATTATTTGGTAACCTTCTGCTTGGTCTAGCGGGCAGAATGGGTGAAGGTTTGCGAATTCAGGCCATGTAATTGGGATCATCTCTGCAGTTGCGTTTAGCTTCATAGTACATGAACCTAACGAGATCATTGAGTGGTTAAGCGCTAAATCTTTGTTTTCAAGGCGCTTAATGTAGCGAAGCATGTCTGTTTCGCTGTGGTAGCTGTTAAAGTTTGGATGCGTTAGTACTTCGTCATCGCGTACTAAGCTTGCAGGAATAGAGTCGCTGCCATTTGCTTCAATATCGGCCGCGATGCTATCTACACTTAGGCCGTGGCCTTCGCCTAGTACAATATCAAATAACTGCGCTACGTCTTCACGTGTTGTGGTTTCTGATACTGAAATTGAGTATTCGCCATCGTGGTTTGTAGCAAAGTTAACGCCTTGTGCAATGGCACGTGCTATTACGTCGTCTTTACTGTCGCTTACTACTGTTAGGGTATCAAACCAAGTGCTGTGCTTAAGAGCTACACCTTTAGTTTTTAGGCCTGCAGCTAAAATATCAGCAAAGCGATGAATACGCTGCGCGATAGTTTTTAAGCCTTGTGGGCCGTGGTACACCGCGTAAAACGCGGCCATGTTGGCAAGTAGTACCTGCGCTGTACAAATGTTTGAGTTAGCTTTGTCACGGCGAATGTGTTGTTCGCGCGTTTGCATTGCCATACGTAGTGCGTCGTTACCTAAACGGTCTTTAGATACACCAATAATACGCCCTGGTAATGAACGTTTGTATGCGTCACGTGTTGCAAAAAATGCAGCGTGTGGACCGCCGTACCCCATAGGTACGCCAAAACGTTGAGCCGAACCAAGTACTACGTCGGCACCTAGTTTACCCGGTGCTTTTAATAGTAATAAACTCATAATGTCGGCAGCAACACATGCAATGGCCTTTTTGCTTTGTACGCCTGCAATTAGGTCGGTTACATCTACTACTTCACCCGATGTAGATGGGTATTGGAAAAGCGCACCAAAAATGTCGTGGTTAACAGCATCGGCTGCTTTGCCTACAATTATTTCAAAACCAAACTGCTCAGCACGGGTGCTTACTACGTCAATAGTTTGTGTGTGTACGTCGTCGGCGATAAAAAAGGCATTGGCTTTTTTAGCTTTAGATACGCGTTTTGCTAGGCCCATTGCCTCTGCAGCAGCGGTTGATTCGTCAAGTAACGAGGCGCTTGCTAAATCAAGGCCGGTTAAATCTAGGGTCATAGTTTGAAAATTTAATAACGACTCTAAACGCCCTTGCGCAATTTCCGGCTGGTACGGTGTGTACGCTGTATACCAACCTGGGTTTTCTAGTACGTTACGTAAAATTACGTGCGGTACGTGCGTTGGGTGGTAGCCTTGGCCAATGTACGATTTGAAAACTTTATTTTTGCTTGCTACCGATTTTAAGTAGCTTAGTGTTTCAACTTCAGTACGGCTTTCGCCAACTGTTAATGGCTGCTCTAAGCGAATGCTTGCAGGTACAGTTTGGTCGATCAGCTCTTGCACACTTGATACTTCTAAAGCACTTAGCATATCGCTTACTTGTGCTGGGCTAGGCCCAATATGGCGGCGAATAAAATCTTGCTTTTGCTCTAATTGTTCAAGAGATTTGGCGTTTGACATGAGTCTAGATTCCTATGATCCTAGATACTAACGGGTAATTAGTATTGATTAAAATATGTGATGATTTAAAAACTTACGGTGTATGGAGTAGGCTGTTAAATCATAAAAGCCCCGATATTTATATAAATACTCGGGGCTTTAGACTAAGAGTATTACTCTTCGTCGATTGTGTTAGCGTAATCTTCTGCGCTAAGTAGGTTTTCAAGCTCTGATTCGTCAGTTGCTTTAAGGCGGAATAACCAGCCGTCACCGTATGGGTCGTTGTTAACCGTTTCTGGTGAATCTTCTAGCTCTTCGTTAATTGCTACAATTTCGCCACCAATTGGTGCGTAAATGTCTGATGCAGCTTTAACCGACTCTGCTACTGCACAGTCTTCGCCTGCGTCTACTTCGTCGCCAACTTCTGGTAATTCAACAAATACCATGTCGCCGAGAAGCTCTTGTGCATGTGCAGAAATACCAACAGTAAAGGTACCGTCACCTTCGTTGCGAACCCACTCGTGAGAAGAGGCGTATTTTAAATCGCTAGGGATATTGCTCATTATTTTGTTCCTTTGGTTCTGATACCAATCAACTTAAATATTTAACCACTCGAGCGGTCTAAATAAAGCGCTATAAGTGGTTAATAACTCAATATGATTAGTATTATTGGGTGATAACACCAAATTTTTAAATGATTGATTTGCCGTTACGTACAAAGCTAGGCTTTACTACTTTAACGTTAACTAATTTTTTGCGCATTTCTACTTGGGCTGTATCACCTATTGAACGCGGTACACGTGCAAGGGCTACACTAAAACCAAGCGTTGGTGAAAAAGTACCTGAGGTAATAACCCCTTCCCCACCTTCAACAATTACTTTTGAGCCGCTACGCAATACGCCTTTTTCTTCAAGCACTAAACCCACGAGTTTATGTGTGCTTTTTTCGGCGCGTTGCTTAACAAGTACATCACGACCAATAAAGTCACGATCTTCAGGTTCCCATGCAATGGTCCACGCCATGTTAGCTGCAAGTGGCGATACGCTTTCGTCCATATCTAGGCCGTAAAGGTTCATACCTGCTTCTAAACGTAGTGTGTCACGTGCACCTAAACCTGCTGGCGCTACACCTGCATCTAGCAGTTGTTGCCATAAATCGGCTGCTTGCTCGTTCGGTACTACAATTTCGTAACCGTCTTCGCCAGTATAACCCGTTGTGGCAATAAATAAATCACCCACTTGTACACCAAAAAATGGCTTCATACCTTCAACAGCAGCTTGTTGCTCGGCATTTAAAAGTGTGGCTGTTTTTGCTTTTGCGTTAGGGCCTTGTACTGCAATCATTGCAAACTCTGGGCGCTCAGTAACGGTTACTGCAAAGTCGGCTGAAACAGTTGCTAAATGTGCTAGGTCTTTTTCGCGTGTTGCCGAGTTAACCACTAAGCGGTAAAAGGTTTCGCTAAAGTAGTAAATAATTAAGTCGTCAATTACGCCGCCTTGCTCGTTAAGCATGCCAGTGTAAAGTGCTTTACCCGGTACAGTTAATTTAGCTACGTCGTTGGCTACTAGCTTGCGTAAA
The sequence above is drawn from the Pseudoalteromonas espejiana DSM 9414 genome and encodes:
- the gcvP gene encoding aminomethyl-transferring glycine dehydrogenase → MSNAKSLEQLEQKQDFIRRHIGPSPAQVSDMLSALEVSSVQELIDQTVPASIRLEQPLTVGESRTEVETLSYLKSVASKNKVFKSYIGQGYHPTHVPHVILRNVLENPGWYTAYTPYQPEIAQGRLESLLNFQTMTLDLTGLDLASASLLDESTAAAEAMGLAKRVSKAKKANAFFIADDVHTQTIDVVSTRAEQFGFEIIVGKAADAVNHDIFGALFQYPSTSGEVVDVTDLIAGVQSKKAIACVAADIMSLLLLKAPGKLGADVVLGSAQRFGVPMGYGGPHAAFFATRDAYKRSLPGRIIGVSKDRLGNDALRMAMQTREQHIRRDKANSNICTAQVLLANMAAFYAVYHGPQGLKTIAQRIHRFADILAAGLKTKGVALKHSTWFDTLTVVSDSKDDVIARAIAQGVNFATNHDGEYSISVSETTTREDVAQLFDIVLGEGHGLSVDSIAADIEANGSDSIPASLVRDDEVLTHPNFNSYHSETDMLRYIKRLENKDLALNHSMISLGSCTMKLNATAEMIPITWPEFANLHPFCPLDQAEGYQIMINELHDWLVNITGYDAVSLQPNSGAQGEYAGLIAIRKYHESRGDAHRNVCLIPSSAHGTNPASAQMASMKIVVVNCDKNGNVDMADLKAKAEEVSENLSCIMITYPSTHGVYEETIREICDIIHEHGGQVYMDGANMNAQVGVTSPGFIGSDVSHLNLHKTFCIPHGGGGPGVGPIGVKSHLAPFMPNHSVINVPGTNINNGAVSAAPYGSAAILPISWAYITMMGSEGLKQATEMAIVNANYLTHELSQHFPILYRGRNNRVAHECIVDLRPLKEASGITEMDVAKRLQDYGFHSPTMSFPVAGTLMIEPTESESKGEIDRFIEAMVSIKGEIDKVISGEWSIENNPLVFAPHTQADVLGNEWDRAYDRFYAAFPVPSVAKDKFWPTVTRIDDVYGDRNLVCSCPAVETYRD
- the gcvH gene encoding glycine cleavage system protein GcvH — protein: MSNIPSDLKYASSHEWVRNEGDGTFTVGISAHAQELLGDMVFVELPEVGDEVDAGEDCAVAESVKAASDIYAPIGGEIVAINEELEDSPETVNNDPYGDGWLFRLKATDESELENLLSAEDYANTIDEE
- the gcvT gene encoding glycine cleavage system aminomethyltransferase GcvT is translated as MTSKTVLHAKHLEAGAKMVDFHGWEMPINYGSQIEEHNAVRTDAGMFDVSHMTIVDIEGEQAKAFLRKLVANDVAKLTVPGKALYTGMLNEQGGVIDDLIIYYFSETFYRLVVNSATREKDLAHLATVSADFAVTVTERPEFAMIAVQGPNAKAKTATLLNAEQQAAVEGMKPFFGVQVGDLFIATTGYTGEDGYEIVVPNEQAADLWQQLLDAGVAPAGLGARDTLRLEAGMNLYGLDMDESVSPLAANMAWTIAWEPEDRDFIGRDVLVKQRAEKSTHKLVGLVLEEKGVLRSGSKVIVEGGEGVITSGTFSPTLGFSVALARVPRSIGDTAQVEMRKKLVNVKVVKPSFVRNGKSII